The Halocalculus aciditolerans genome includes a window with the following:
- a CDS encoding sensor histidine kinase: MFSAMRRRAAALIVAATGGLLLLFPLFDIWDDVANPPIKPLWTTLAENAIGVLLAGLLFAGGLWLYRRDWEDAYVTDAALWVVAIVAAHGLVMVWIVGIQRYLQHDLKPYIIALDAVVLSADTALAIGVYDARNRRKRDELSRERDRLDALYENSVDPLATVRFADAPVVVAANDAFTDRFGDRVDRVLDAVPDSQRGDTLRETFETASTVEYEWAGVDGDRDYLVTVTPMPEGDDPRAHVRVADITEQQRLAREEEARERVEHLHRVAVDLAAVADEASAFERTLNALRSTVAFDAACVVVDGDLVAGRSTTDVLDRDAIESVQPDAVPGDGGALTHTTADGRTVLTVPIGDDAVIQAGVDGDITDSQVTAAELLGTHLREARRRLAREDRLREQRERLELLNRTFRHDLLNDVNVVDARVTILDDHVDADGQPHLHTVAQRTDEMHDRIQTMRSLMQAVEDDDHELTAVPLAPTVKTQVSAARDEHPDAAFEIDTPLPDVDVRADDLLGDVIENLLSNAVEHNDTDPAHVDVSATHHTDTVALTVADNGPGVHPDRRDAVFDLGERGDRSHGTGVGLHICQRIVDSYGGHIDVTDADDLGGAAFTIHLPTAS; encoded by the coding sequence ATGTTCTCCGCGATGCGCCGCCGCGCCGCCGCGCTCATCGTCGCGGCCACCGGCGGTCTCCTTCTCCTCTTCCCCCTCTTCGACATCTGGGACGACGTCGCGAACCCGCCGATAAAGCCGCTGTGGACGACGCTCGCCGAGAACGCCATCGGCGTGCTCCTCGCCGGCCTCCTCTTCGCCGGCGGCCTCTGGCTCTACCGCCGCGACTGGGAGGACGCCTACGTCACCGACGCCGCCCTCTGGGTCGTCGCCATCGTCGCCGCCCACGGCCTCGTCATGGTCTGGATCGTCGGCATCCAACGCTACCTCCAACACGACCTCAAACCCTACATCATCGCGCTCGACGCCGTCGTCCTCAGCGCCGACACCGCGCTCGCCATCGGCGTCTACGACGCCCGGAACCGACGGAAACGGGACGAGCTCTCCCGCGAACGCGACCGCCTCGACGCCCTCTACGAGAACTCCGTCGACCCGCTCGCCACCGTCAGATTCGCCGACGCCCCCGTCGTCGTCGCCGCGAACGACGCCTTCACCGACCGCTTCGGCGACCGCGTCGACCGCGTCCTCGACGCCGTCCCCGACAGCCAGCGCGGCGACACCCTCCGCGAGACCTTCGAAACCGCCAGCACCGTCGAGTACGAGTGGGCGGGCGTCGACGGCGACCGCGACTACCTCGTCACCGTCACCCCCATGCCCGAAGGGGACGACCCGCGAGCGCACGTCCGCGTCGCCGACATCACCGAACAACAACGCCTCGCCCGCGAAGAAGAAGCCCGGGAACGCGTCGAACACCTCCACCGCGTCGCCGTCGACCTCGCCGCCGTCGCCGACGAAGCCAGCGCGTTCGAACGCACCCTCAACGCCCTCCGCTCCACCGTCGCCTTCGACGCCGCCTGCGTCGTCGTCGACGGCGACCTCGTCGCCGGCCGCTCCACCACCGACGTCCTCGACCGCGACGCCATCGAATCCGTCCAACCCGACGCCGTCCCCGGCGACGGCGGCGCACTCACACACACCACCGCCGACGGCCGCACCGTCCTCACCGTCCCCATCGGCGACGACGCCGTCATCCAAGCCGGCGTCGACGGCGACATCACGGACTCACAGGTCACCGCCGCCGAACTCCTCGGCACCCACCTCCGCGAAGCCAGACGCCGCCTCGCCCGCGAAGACCGCCTCCGCGAACAGCGCGAACGCCTCGAACTCCTCAACCGCACCTTCCGCCACGACCTCCTCAACGACGTCAACGTCGTCGACGCCCGCGTCACTATCCTCGACGACCACGTCGACGCCGACGGCCAACCCCACCTCCACACCGTCGCCCAACGAACCGACGAGATGCACGACCGCATCCAGACCATGCGCTCGCTCATGCAGGCCGTCGAAGACGACGACCACGAACTCACCGCCGTCCCCCTCGCCCCCACGGTCAAAACCCAAGTCAGCGCCGCCCGCGACGAACACCCCGACGCCGCCTTCGAAATCGACACCCCCCTCCCCGACGTCGACGTCCGCGCCGACGACCTCCTCGGCGACGTCATCGAGAACCTCCTCTCGAACGCCGTCGAGCACAACGACACCGACCCCGCACACGTCGACGTCTCCGCCACCCACCACACCGACACCGTCGCCCTCACCGTCGCCGACAACGGTCCCGGCGTCCACCCCGACCGCCGCGACGCCGTCTTCGACCTCGGCGAACGCGGCGACCGCAGCCACGGCACCGGCGTCGGCCTCCACATCTGCCAGCGCATCGTCGACTCCTACGGCGGCCACATCGACGTCACCGACGCCGACGACCTCGGCGGCGCTGCCTTCACCATCCACCTCCCCACCGCCAGCTAA
- a CDS encoding TetR/AcrR family transcriptional regulator, producing MVESPEPPETAERTETESEIMAATYRALCEHGYASLTMQAIADEYGKTTAAIHYHYDTKEGLMVAFLEYLLDRFVEHVEEVETVEPAARLHDLAGQFLRDDPEYRDLVVAVIELRAQAPYDADLREQFKQNNEYIRALLRTVVEDGIEQGVFRDVDPEHVATACLTIVDGARARYVTLDEPDAIDDGRQTLEEYLESVVHVGRSDERTE from the coding sequence ATGGTGGAGTCGCCGGAGCCCCCGGAGACCGCAGAGCGCACGGAGACGGAGAGCGAGATTATGGCGGCGACGTACCGCGCGCTCTGCGAACACGGCTACGCCTCGCTGACGATGCAGGCCATCGCCGACGAGTACGGAAAGACGACGGCCGCGATTCACTACCACTACGACACGAAGGAGGGACTCATGGTCGCGTTCCTCGAATACCTCCTCGACCGCTTCGTCGAGCACGTCGAGGAGGTAGAGACCGTCGAGCCGGCCGCGCGCCTCCACGACCTCGCCGGGCAGTTCCTCCGCGACGACCCCGAGTACCGGGACCTCGTCGTCGCCGTCATCGAACTCCGCGCGCAAGCCCCCTACGACGCCGACCTCCGCGAGCAGTTCAAACAGAACAACGAGTACATCCGCGCGCTCCTCCGCACCGTCGTCGAGGACGGCATCGAACAGGGCGTCTTCCGCGACGTCGACCCCGAACACGTCGCCACCGCCTGCCTCACCATCGTCGACGGCGCGCGCGCCCGCTACGTCACCCTCGACGAACCCGACGCCATCGACGACGGCCGACAGACGCTCGAAGAGTACCTGGAGAGTGTCGTGCACGTGGGTCGGAGCGACGAGCGAACGGAGTGA
- a CDS encoding universal stress protein gives MSETPRRDRPYGDIVVPTDGSDVSTNAISEALTLAELAGGTIHAVFVLDPSVVAGGPLEDLTLDTSLDAVLDELEHEGEHALAELERAAETEGVDVTTTVREGTPSVQIVEHADDVDADVVVMGTHGRKGVSRALLGSTAEKVIRNADTPVMTIRKP, from the coding sequence ATGTCCGAGACACCGCGGCGCGACCGGCCGTACGGCGACATCGTCGTCCCCACCGACGGGAGCGACGTCTCGACGAACGCCATCAGTGAAGCCCTCACGCTCGCCGAACTCGCCGGCGGGACGATTCACGCCGTCTTCGTCCTCGACCCGAGCGTCGTCGCCGGCGGGCCGCTCGAAGACCTCACGCTCGATACGAGCCTCGACGCCGTGCTCGACGAACTCGAACACGAAGGCGAACACGCGCTCGCGGAACTCGAGCGCGCCGCCGAGACCGAGGGCGTCGACGTCACCACGACCGTCCGCGAAGGCACGCCATCCGTCCAGATCGTCGAGCACGCCGACGACGTTGACGCCGACGTGGTCGTCATGGGGACGCACGGCCGCAAAGGCGTGAGCCGCGCACTCCTCGGCAGCACCGCCGAGAAAGTCATTCGGAACGCCGACACGCCCGTGATGACGATTCGGAAACCCTGA
- a CDS encoding MFS transporter, which produces MPRLLSGVRGDGRGRVLAFVAAGWFLTLGLRYVVPALLPAVKDAFSLGNAGAGLAVTIVWAFYAVMQFPAGGLVDRVGERRLLAVSLVAAAGSLAVLAAAPSFFTFLVGCAVFGLATGIYGPPRGTVLSRTFPGNDGTAFGITLATGSVGSAILPLLTGVFVGSLGWRTTLLTAIPLFCLVAVGTWRVVPARASTPDADTDRSYAAVARDAAAAVRTRRVAAPVAAVTFLLFGLQGFTAFVPTYLVDVRGYPSSTAAAVFALFFVVGAISQFAAGALADRFGKRAVLIAVTTAAVVPLAALPYTHGLLPVAAAVGLAGVRLAMAPLSNAYIIDSLPENVQGLTWGGLRTGFFVLSATGSLFVGALGDRGLFDASFLVLAALTAVGALCYLALPDR; this is translated from the coding sequence ATGCCTCGGCTGCTCTCCGGCGTCCGCGGCGACGGCCGCGGCCGCGTCCTCGCCTTCGTCGCCGCCGGCTGGTTCCTCACGCTCGGCCTCCGCTACGTCGTTCCCGCACTTCTCCCCGCCGTCAAAGACGCCTTCTCCCTCGGCAACGCCGGTGCCGGCCTCGCCGTCACCATCGTCTGGGCGTTCTACGCCGTCATGCAGTTCCCCGCCGGCGGCCTCGTCGACCGCGTCGGCGAACGCCGCCTCCTCGCCGTCAGCCTCGTCGCCGCCGCCGGCAGCCTCGCCGTCCTCGCCGCCGCCCCCTCCTTCTTCACTTTCCTCGTCGGCTGCGCCGTCTTCGGCCTCGCCACCGGCATCTACGGGCCGCCCCGCGGCACCGTCCTCTCCCGCACCTTCCCCGGCAACGACGGCACCGCCTTCGGCATCACGCTCGCCACCGGCAGCGTCGGCTCCGCCATCCTCCCCCTCCTCACCGGCGTCTTCGTCGGCTCCCTCGGCTGGCGAACCACCCTCCTCACCGCCATCCCGCTCTTCTGCCTCGTCGCCGTCGGCACCTGGCGCGTCGTCCCCGCCCGCGCGTCCACTCCCGACGCCGACACCGACCGCTCCTACGCCGCCGTCGCCCGCGACGCCGCCGCCGCCGTCCGCACCCGCCGCGTCGCCGCCCCCGTCGCCGCCGTCACCTTCCTCCTCTTCGGCCTCCAGGGCTTCACCGCCTTCGTCCCCACCTACCTCGTCGACGTCCGCGGCTACCCTTCCAGCACCGCCGCCGCCGTCTTCGCGCTCTTCTTCGTCGTCGGCGCAATCAGCCAGTTCGCCGCCGGCGCGCTCGCCGACCGCTTCGGGAAACGCGCCGTCCTCATCGCCGTCACCACCGCCGCCGTCGTCCCCCTCGCCGCCCTCCCCTACACGCACGGCCTCCTCCCCGTCGCCGCCGCCGTCGGCCTCGCCGGCGTCCGCCTCGCCATGGCCCCGCTCTCCAACGCCTACATCATCGACAGCCTCCCCGAGAACGTCCAAGGCCTGACCTGGGGCGGCCTCCGCACCGGCTTCTTCGTCCTCTCCGCCACCGGCTCCCTCTTCGTCGGCGCGCTCGGCGACCGCGGCCTCTTCGACGCCTCCTTCCTCGTCCTCGCCGCCCTCACCGCCGTCGGCGCGCTCTGCTACCTCGCGCTCCCCGACCGCTGA
- a CDS encoding homing endonuclease associated repeat-containing protein, with protein MNLLSTYMRSRGDYSPSLLNRTGPGGVRADAGLCDRPLHEYLDEDELPHYVLEASSAPAIERAGERVEHTTGNYATFVVATDDRVLCVAGGPDGDAVITIPYSELTAVDAETRRKMVSKTAEVTVRGEHASITFETDQRNTVPAVRAYVGEQIAEHYLDEAFEQREASRERREERDLERAEVDLTDASYAVTQVLELAPNGSAVRERAEELSADLEADAHRLSRAKAAAEHLEETDAALDKVHEAVRAGEYESIPAFHDEAEAALEDAMDKLDPADAFTKTVASERETLREQQAQLVGVDDFEGLLGTLEDAREAHDRYEVAMDDGDLDAALDALQGARDHYAEYVNMLPQAAEPTDEGCVRCDDRPAAFDIETPDGHESVCLPCTAFGDDGALPRGEEITQRLAALPDVDALPEAMPDEPADAERPTEAEEPAVDAESASTVESEPAVDAERGGEAESSSEPDAVEESPWSEEEAAMLDELRDLQDGRGELLRAHDLRDQGAYSAQDYIATFGSWDDALAAADVDKEARLLGELQRVTDALGHLPSKLEMSRHGQYSANMYERFFGEWDAARDRLNEWHTARTSADEPSAEEESTAEPEPTAEPATDAEPTSASAAEPTTEVEIETAEPESAEISVEEEPVHPEPSGARPSTDAPAEDSVPIDVADEPDPVSDGGTTAATAEETDAASESETADAEADDGEDAAKRERMIDELRALKEEKAAVPSRDDVVVGGSESLLSYEVVFGSLEDALDEAGIDRGELFADDIASVGEELGTLPSRQQFARYGEHGISQVVEFFGSWDEALDAAFGESN; from the coding sequence ATGAACTTACTATCAACCTACATGCGGTCTCGCGGGGACTACAGCCCGTCCCTGCTGAATCGCACCGGCCCGGGCGGCGTGCGAGCCGACGCCGGCCTCTGCGACCGGCCGCTCCACGAGTACCTCGACGAGGACGAGCTCCCGCACTACGTCCTCGAAGCGTCCAGCGCGCCCGCCATCGAGCGCGCCGGCGAACGCGTCGAACACACCACCGGCAACTACGCGACGTTCGTCGTCGCGACCGACGACCGCGTTCTCTGCGTCGCCGGCGGCCCCGACGGCGACGCCGTCATCACCATTCCGTACAGCGAACTCACCGCCGTCGACGCCGAGACGCGGCGGAAGATGGTGTCGAAGACCGCCGAGGTCACCGTGCGCGGCGAACACGCCTCCATCACGTTCGAGACCGACCAGCGGAACACCGTCCCCGCGGTCCGCGCGTACGTCGGCGAGCAGATCGCGGAACACTACCTCGACGAGGCGTTCGAGCAGCGCGAAGCCAGCCGCGAACGCCGCGAGGAACGCGACCTCGAGCGCGCGGAGGTCGACCTGACCGACGCCTCCTACGCCGTCACGCAGGTCCTCGAACTCGCACCGAACGGCTCCGCCGTCCGCGAACGCGCCGAGGAGCTCTCCGCCGACCTCGAAGCGGACGCACACCGTCTCTCCCGCGCGAAGGCCGCCGCCGAACACCTCGAAGAGACTGACGCGGCCCTCGATAAGGTGCACGAGGCGGTCCGCGCCGGCGAGTACGAGTCCATCCCCGCGTTCCACGACGAAGCCGAAGCGGCGCTCGAAGACGCGATGGACAAACTCGACCCCGCGGACGCGTTCACGAAGACGGTCGCCAGCGAGCGCGAAACCCTCCGCGAGCAGCAGGCGCAGCTCGTCGGCGTCGACGACTTCGAAGGCCTGCTCGGCACGCTCGAAGACGCCCGCGAAGCCCACGACCGCTACGAGGTCGCGATGGACGACGGCGACCTCGACGCCGCCCTCGACGCCCTCCAGGGAGCGCGCGACCACTACGCGGAGTACGTGAACATGCTCCCGCAGGCCGCCGAGCCGACCGACGAGGGCTGCGTGCGCTGCGACGACCGCCCGGCCGCCTTCGACATCGAGACGCCCGACGGCCACGAGTCCGTCTGCCTCCCCTGTACGGCGTTCGGCGACGACGGCGCGCTCCCGCGCGGCGAGGAAATCACCCAGCGCCTCGCCGCCCTCCCCGACGTCGACGCGCTCCCCGAGGCGATGCCCGACGAACCCGCGGACGCCGAGCGGCCAACCGAGGCCGAGGAGCCGGCAGTCGACGCCGAATCCGCGTCGACAGTCGAATCCGAACCGGCCGTCGACGCCGAGCGCGGAGGCGAGGCAGAGTCCAGTTCCGAGCCGGACGCGGTGGAGGAGAGCCCGTGGAGCGAGGAGGAAGCGGCGATGCTGGACGAGCTCCGCGACCTCCAGGACGGGCGCGGGGAACTCCTCCGCGCGCACGACCTCCGCGATCAGGGCGCGTACAGCGCACAGGACTACATCGCGACGTTCGGGTCGTGGGACGACGCGCTCGCCGCCGCGGACGTCGACAAGGAGGCTCGCCTGCTCGGCGAGCTCCAGCGCGTGACGGACGCGCTCGGCCACCTCCCGTCGAAGCTGGAGATGAGCCGGCACGGCCAGTACAGCGCGAACATGTACGAGCGGTTCTTCGGCGAGTGGGACGCCGCACGGGACCGCCTCAACGAGTGGCACACCGCGCGCACCAGCGCCGACGAACCGTCCGCGGAAGAGGAGTCGACGGCCGAGCCCGAACCGACCGCGGAGCCGGCGACGGACGCAGAGCCGACGTCGGCGTCCGCAGCAGAGCCGACGACCGAGGTCGAAATCGAAACCGCGGAGCCCGAGTCAGCGGAGATTTCGGTCGAGGAGGAGCCGGTGCATCCGGAGCCGTCGGGTGCGCGACCGTCGACGGACGCGCCCGCGGAAGACTCGGTGCCCATCGACGTCGCCGACGAGCCCGACCCCGTGTCGGACGGCGGGACGACCGCGGCGACGGCCGAGGAGACGGACGCGGCGTCTGAATCCGAGACCGCGGACGCGGAGGCCGACGACGGGGAGGACGCGGCGAAGCGCGAGCGGATGATTGACGAGCTTCGCGCGTTGAAAGAGGAGAAGGCGGCCGTGCCGTCGCGCGACGACGTCGTCGTCGGCGGGAGCGAATCCCTGCTCAGCTACGAGGTCGTCTTCGGGTCGCTCGAAGACGCGCTCGACGAGGCCGGCATCGACCGAGGAGAGCTCTTCGCGGACGACATCGCGTCGGTCGGCGAGGAGCTCGGGACGCTGCCGTCGCGCCAGCAGTTCGCGCGCTACGGCGAGCACGGCATCAGTCAGGTCGTCGAGTTCTTCGGGAGCTGGGACGAGGCGCTGGACGCGGCGTTCGGGGAGTCGAACTGA